From Micromonospora sp. NBC_01699, a single genomic window includes:
- a CDS encoding THUMP-like domain-containing protein, giving the protein MDLDQLAALRTPVGVAALAAAADVAGGDPLAAATALRSAGLPGPLAATALTQAELRRRAVGKFGPAAAGMFFTRSGLEQATRSVVADRRARRLRDAGVRTLADLGCGLGADALAAARAGIRVYGVEADPTTAALAAANAEAAGLAACFTVECADATGFDPTGLDAVFCDPARRATGGRRIFDPAAYSPPWDFVLGLARRVPYTVVKVAPGLDHRLIPPGAEAEWVSVDRDLVEAALWCGPLAGPARRATVLRTARESAGPIPVQPAGGTGSGRVAVAQLTGTGAVQAPVGPVRRYVHDPDGAVVRAHLVAEFAEGVAGSLADPDIAYVYADTATPTPFARCLEVTDVLPFSLKRLRGLLRGRRVGRVEILKRGSALDPERLRHDLRLSGDEPASLVLTRVAGAPTVLVCRPVSPTG; this is encoded by the coding sequence ATGGATCTCGACCAGCTCGCCGCGCTGCGTACACCGGTGGGGGTGGCCGCGCTCGCCGCGGCGGCCGACGTGGCCGGCGGTGACCCGCTGGCCGCGGCCACCGCGCTCCGCTCGGCGGGTCTGCCGGGTCCGCTCGCCGCCACCGCCCTCACCCAGGCGGAGTTGCGCCGCCGGGCGGTCGGCAAGTTCGGCCCGGCCGCCGCCGGGATGTTCTTCACCCGGTCCGGGCTGGAGCAGGCGACCAGGTCCGTGGTCGCCGACCGGCGGGCCCGCCGGTTGCGCGACGCCGGGGTGCGCACCCTGGCCGACCTGGGTTGCGGCCTCGGCGCGGACGCGCTCGCCGCCGCCCGTGCCGGGATCCGGGTGTACGGGGTGGAGGCCGATCCGACCACCGCCGCGCTGGCCGCCGCGAACGCGGAGGCGGCCGGGCTGGCCGCCTGCTTCACCGTCGAGTGCGCCGACGCGACCGGATTCGACCCGACCGGTCTGGACGCGGTCTTCTGCGATCCGGCCCGGCGCGCGACCGGTGGCCGGCGGATCTTCGACCCGGCCGCGTACTCACCGCCGTGGGACTTCGTGCTCGGCCTGGCGCGGCGGGTGCCGTACACGGTGGTGAAGGTCGCGCCGGGACTGGACCACCGGCTGATCCCGCCGGGCGCGGAGGCGGAGTGGGTCAGCGTCGACCGGGATCTGGTCGAGGCCGCGCTCTGGTGCGGGCCGCTCGCCGGGCCCGCCCGCCGCGCCACCGTGCTGCGGACCGCGCGGGAATCCGCCGGCCCGATCCCGGTCCAGCCGGCCGGCGGTACGGGGTCCGGCCGGGTCGCGGTGGCCCAGCTCACCGGCACCGGGGCGGTGCAGGCGCCGGTCGGCCCGGTCCGGCGTTACGTCCACGACCCGGACGGCGCGGTGGTCCGGGCCCACCTGGTCGCCGAGTTCGCCGAGGGCGTGGCCGGCTCCCTGGCCGACCCGGACATCGCCTATGTGTACGCCGACACGGCGACGCCGACCCCGTTCGCCCGGTGCCTGGAGGTCACCGACGTGCTGCCGTTCTCGCTGAAGCGGCTGCGCGGGCTGCTGCGCGGTCGCCGGGTCGGCCGGGTGGAGATCCTGAAGCGGGGTTCGGCGCTGGATCCGGAGCGGCTGCGGCACGATCTGCGCCTGTCCGGCGACGAACCGGCCAGCCTGGTGCTGACCCGGGTGGCCGGCGCGCCCACGGTGCTGGTCTGTCGGCCGGTGTCACCGACCGGGTAG
- the ybaK gene encoding Cys-tRNA(Pro) deacylase, which translates to MAGQATPATALLVRQKVAHTTHPYDVPADSPGYGAEVAAVLGVDPARVFKSLVTEVDGALTVAVVPVTGELDLKALAAAVGGKRAALADRTVAERTTGYVRGGISPLGQRKRLPTVVDSSAERFSTVYVSAGRRGLQLQLAPADLIRLTSAVIAAIAAD; encoded by the coding sequence GTGGCAGGTCAGGCGACCCCGGCGACGGCACTGCTGGTCAGGCAGAAGGTCGCGCACACCACCCACCCGTACGACGTGCCGGCGGACTCGCCCGGCTACGGCGCGGAGGTGGCCGCCGTACTCGGGGTGGATCCGGCGCGGGTGTTCAAGTCGCTGGTCACCGAGGTCGACGGGGCGTTGACCGTGGCGGTCGTGCCGGTCACCGGCGAGCTGGACCTGAAGGCGTTGGCGGCGGCGGTGGGCGGCAAACGGGCGGCGCTCGCCGACCGGACGGTGGCCGAGCGGACCACCGGGTACGTCCGGGGCGGGATCAGCCCGCTCGGCCAACGAAAGCGGTTACCGACCGTAGTCGATTCATCGGCAGAGCGTTTCTCCACTGTGTACGTCTCCGCCGGCCGACGTGGCCTGCAACTCCAGCTCGCACCGGCCGACCTGATCCGGCTGACCAGCGCGGTCATCGCGGCGATCGCCGCCGACTGA
- a CDS encoding sugar ABC transporter substrate-binding protein has translation MRKGILTIAAVGLLATGALTACGDNSDEAGGGNAAKTPKIGVILPDSASSDRWETADRKYLEEAFKTAGVDYVIQNAQGDKSQFQTIADQMITGGATALMIVNLDSGTGKAVLDKAKSQGVATIDYDRLTLGGSAQYYVSFDNVAVGKLQGEGLVKCLTEKGVKNPVVAELNGSPTDNNATLFKNGYDSVLQPKYDSKEYVKGPDTSVPGWDNAQAGTIFEQNLTSQGGKIDGVLAANDGLGNAVISVLKKNSLNGKVPVTGQDATVQGLQNILAGDQCMTVYKAIKQEAQAGAELAIALAKGEKKDVGQTVKDPEGGRDVPSVLLAPKAIDKTNVKAVIDDGFVTKEELCTAAYAAACTAAGIS, from the coding sequence ATGCGCAAAGGGATCCTCACCATCGCCGCCGTGGGCCTGCTGGCCACCGGTGCACTGACGGCCTGCGGCGACAACTCCGACGAGGCCGGTGGCGGCAACGCCGCCAAGACCCCGAAGATCGGCGTGATCCTGCCGGACAGCGCCTCCTCCGACCGCTGGGAGACCGCGGACCGGAAGTACCTGGAGGAGGCCTTCAAGACCGCGGGCGTCGACTACGTCATCCAGAACGCCCAGGGCGACAAGTCCCAGTTCCAGACCATCGCCGACCAGATGATCACCGGTGGCGCGACCGCCCTGATGATCGTGAACCTGGACTCCGGCACCGGTAAGGCCGTACTCGACAAGGCGAAGTCCCAGGGCGTCGCCACCATCGACTACGACCGCCTCACCCTCGGCGGCTCGGCCCAGTACTACGTCAGCTTCGACAACGTCGCGGTTGGCAAGCTCCAGGGCGAGGGCCTGGTCAAGTGCCTGACCGAGAAGGGTGTCAAGAACCCGGTCGTGGCCGAGCTGAACGGCTCGCCGACCGACAACAACGCCACCCTGTTCAAGAACGGCTACGACTCGGTGCTCCAGCCCAAGTACGACTCCAAGGAGTACGTCAAGGGCCCCGACACCTCCGTTCCGGGCTGGGACAACGCCCAGGCGGGCACCATCTTCGAGCAGAACCTGACCTCGCAGGGCGGCAAGATCGACGGCGTGCTGGCCGCGAACGACGGCCTCGGCAACGCGGTCATCTCCGTGCTCAAGAAGAACAGCCTCAACGGCAAGGTCCCGGTGACCGGCCAGGACGCGACCGTCCAGGGCCTTCAGAACATCCTCGCCGGTGACCAGTGCATGACCGTCTACAAGGCGATCAAGCAGGAGGCTCAGGCGGGCGCCGAGCTGGCCATCGCGCTGGCAAAGGGCGAGAAGAAGGACGTCGGCCAGACGGTCAAGGACCCGGAGGGTGGGCGTGACGTCCCGTCGGTCCTGCTCGCGCCGAAGGCCATCGACAAGACCAACGTCAAGGCGGTCATCGACGACGGTTTCGTGACCAAGGAAGAGCTGTGCACCGCCGCGTACGCCGCGGCCTGCACCGCCGCCGGCATCAGCTGA
- the groES gene encoding co-chaperone GroES, translating to MPVTTATKVAIKPLEDRILVQANEAETTTASGIVIPDTAKEKPQEGTVLSVGPGRIDDKGNRIPVDVKVGDTVLYSKYGGTEVKYAGEEYLVLSARDVLAVIEK from the coding sequence ATGCCCGTGACTACCGCGACCAAGGTTGCGATCAAGCCGCTCGAGGACCGGATCCTGGTCCAGGCGAACGAGGCTGAGACGACCACGGCGTCGGGCATCGTGATCCCCGACACCGCCAAGGAAAAGCCGCAGGAGGGCACCGTCCTCTCTGTCGGACCGGGCCGCATCGACGACAAGGGCAACCGGATCCCGGTTGACGTCAAGGTCGGCGACACGGTCCTCTACTCGAAGTACGGCGGCACCGAGGTTAAGTACGCCGGCGAGGAGTACCTGGTGCTCTCCGCCCGCGACGTCCTCGCGGTCATCGAGAAGTAG